A region from the Caldicellulosiruptor naganoensis genome encodes:
- the ptsP gene encoding phosphoenolpyruvate--protein phosphotransferase, producing MITGIPVSEGIGIGKAVIVKKEYSIKRCSVDNIDKEIERFLDAIDKAKKEILEIKKHAEQNLGPDKAMIFDAHLLILDDPEFVKMVKEKIQQGTNAEWAVDESAKFYESLLLSLDDEYMRERANDIKDVSKRLIRILSGESDSEAGLKNLAEGSIIVAEDLTPSETAQMDKTKVTGFVTQQGGKTSHTAIIARTYEIPAIVGVKGALEKIKDGDVVIVDGYQGMVLINPDKQTLEEYEKRIKEEKQKKEELKRFVATEVKTKDGKKIKVYANIALPDEAEIAIKNGAEGIGLFRTEFLFMNRSSPPSEDEQFAAYKAVLEKMEGKPVIIRTLDVGGDKNIPYLNIENELNPFLGYRAIRLCLGYKELFKTQLRALLRASIYGNLKIMFPMITTAGELKEAKSILQEAKEELKKQGIEFSEKIEIGIMIETPAAALVSDILADEVDFFSIGTNDLIQYTLAIDRTNEKVSYLYDPLNTAVLRLIKMIVENAHKKGKEVGVCGEIASDENIVPILIGLGVDELSVNPAKVLSVKKKIIETDFNIEKNKVNGYLQIS from the coding sequence AATTGGAATTGGGAAAGCTGTAATTGTCAAAAAAGAATATAGCATAAAGCGCTGTAGCGTAGATAATATTGACAAAGAGATAGAAAGATTTTTGGATGCTATTGATAAAGCTAAAAAAGAGATTTTAGAGATTAAAAAACATGCAGAGCAAAACCTTGGTCCAGATAAAGCCATGATATTTGATGCACACCTTTTAATTCTTGACGACCCTGAGTTTGTTAAAATGGTGAAAGAAAAGATACAGCAAGGAACAAATGCAGAATGGGCAGTTGATGAGTCAGCAAAGTTTTATGAAAGCTTGCTCTTGAGCTTGGATGATGAGTATATGAGAGAGAGGGCAAACGATATTAAGGATGTATCTAAAAGACTTATCAGGATTCTTAGTGGTGAAAGTGATTCAGAGGCAGGTTTAAAAAATCTTGCTGAGGGCAGTATTATTGTGGCTGAGGATTTGACACCTTCTGAAACTGCTCAGATGGACAAAACAAAAGTAACTGGTTTTGTTACACAACAGGGCGGAAAGACATCTCACACAGCTATAATTGCCCGAACATATGAGATTCCTGCAATAGTAGGTGTAAAAGGTGCTCTTGAGAAAATAAAAGATGGTGATGTTGTAATTGTAGATGGATATCAAGGTATGGTTTTAATCAACCCTGACAAGCAGACACTTGAAGAATATGAAAAGAGAATAAAAGAGGAAAAACAGAAAAAGGAAGAACTGAAAAGATTTGTTGCAACAGAAGTTAAAACCAAGGACGGCAAAAAAATTAAGGTGTATGCCAACATCGCTCTTCCTGACGAGGCTGAGATTGCGATAAAAAATGGCGCAGAGGGAATTGGACTTTTCAGAACAGAGTTTTTGTTTATGAACCGCAGTTCACCACCTTCAGAAGATGAGCAGTTTGCTGCATACAAAGCTGTGCTTGAGAAGATGGAAGGGAAGCCTGTTATTATAAGAACATTGGATGTTGGAGGAGACAAAAATATTCCGTATTTGAACATAGAAAATGAGCTCAACCCATTTTTAGGTTACAGGGCAATAAGGCTTTGTTTAGGTTACAAAGAACTGTTTAAAACACAACTAAGAGCGCTTTTGAGGGCATCAATTTATGGAAATCTAAAAATAATGTTTCCTATGATAACCACTGCTGGCGAACTAAAAGAGGCAAAAAGCATTTTGCAAGAAGCTAAAGAAGAATTGAAAAAACAGGGAATAGAGTTTTCAGAAAAAATAGAAATTGGCATAATGATTGAGACACCTGCTGCAGCACTTGTTTCGGACATTCTTGCCGATGAGGTAGACTTTTTCAGCATAGGTACGAATGACCTTATCCAATATACACTTGCAATTGACAGGACAAATGAAAAGGTCTCGTACTTGTATGACCCATTGAATACCGCAGTTTTGAGGTTAATTAAAATGATAGTTGAAAATGCGCACAAAAAAGGAAAAGAAGTTGGAGTTTGTGGAGAGATAGCTTCTGATGAGAATATTGTACCAATCTTGATTGGCCTTGGTGTTGATGAACTTAGTGTAAATCCTGCAAAGGTTTTAAGTGTTAAAAAGAAGATAATAGAAACTGATTTTAATATAGAAAAAAACAAAGTAAATGGATATTTGCAAATAAGCTAA